A window from Chiroxiphia lanceolata isolate bChiLan1 chromosome 3, bChiLan1.pri, whole genome shotgun sequence encodes these proteins:
- the RNASET2 gene encoding ribonuclease T2 isoform X1 translates to MLKSLLWQWTCLINKMKPTKLHCWILGWFSMALCCWCTSDKFTQSDSHPHTWKKLYLAHHWPVTVCKMTSNDCQDPPKYWTIHGLWPDKGEDCNRTWHFNVTEIKDLMSDMRHYWPDVLHSSLNRTQFWKHEWDKHGTCAATLEVLNSQKKYFGKALELYQDVDLNSCLLKAGIKPSSSYYKMTAIKEALTRFYGVMPKIQCLPPEEGEEAQTIGQIEFCFTKELQLRNCTTLKGGSNAMQAPLKLGTEELSVCNDTLPTYYPSEVQDHK, encoded by the exons ATGCTAAAAAGCTTGCTGTGGCAGTGGAC CTGTCTgataaacaaaatgaaacctACAAAGCTGCACTGTTGGATTCTGGGTTGGTTTTCTATGGCACTATGTTGTTGGTGTACTTCAGATAAATTCACTCAAAG TGACAGCCACCCTCATACTTGGAAAAAGCTTTATCTTGCTCATCATTGGCCAGTGACTGTATGTAAG aTGACTTCTAATGATTGTCAGGACCCTCCAAAGTACTGGACAATCCATGGACTGTG GCCTGACAAAGGTGAAGACTGTAATAGGACATGGCATTTCAATGTCACTGAGATTAAG gatctTATGTCAGACATGAGACACTATTGGCCCGATGTGCTTCATTCGTCTCTGAATCGCACCCAGTTCTG GAAACATGAGTGGGACAAACACGGCACTTGTGCAGCCACACTCGAGGTCCTCAATTCtcagaaaaaatactttggtAAAGCCTTAGAACTCTACCAGGATGTTGATCTCAACAG TTGTCTCTTGAAAGCTGGGATAAAGCCAAGCAGTTCGTATTACAAG atgacTGCCATAAAGGAAGCTCTTACAAGATTTTATGGTGTAATGCCCAAGATCCAGTGCCTTCCTCCAGAAGAg GGTGAAGAAGCACAGACAATTGGCCAGATTGAATTCTGCTTCACGAAAGAACTGCAACTAAGAAACTGCACAACACTGAAGGGTGGATCCAACGCAATGCAGGCTCCCTTGAAGCTTGGAACTGAGGAGTTGTCTGTCTGCAATGATACTCTCCCAACCTATTATCCTTCAGAGGTCCAAGATCACAAATGA
- the RNASET2 gene encoding ribonuclease T2 isoform X2 produces MKPTKLHCWILGWFSMALCCWCTSDKFTQSDSHPHTWKKLYLAHHWPVTVCKMTSNDCQDPPKYWTIHGLWPDKGEDCNRTWHFNVTEIKDLMSDMRHYWPDVLHSSLNRTQFWKHEWDKHGTCAATLEVLNSQKKYFGKALELYQDVDLNSCLLKAGIKPSSSYYKMTAIKEALTRFYGVMPKIQCLPPEEGEEAQTIGQIEFCFTKELQLRNCTTLKGGSNAMQAPLKLGTEELSVCNDTLPTYYPSEVQDHK; encoded by the exons atgaaacctACAAAGCTGCACTGTTGGATTCTGGGTTGGTTTTCTATGGCACTATGTTGTTGGTGTACTTCAGATAAATTCACTCAAAG TGACAGCCACCCTCATACTTGGAAAAAGCTTTATCTTGCTCATCATTGGCCAGTGACTGTATGTAAG aTGACTTCTAATGATTGTCAGGACCCTCCAAAGTACTGGACAATCCATGGACTGTG GCCTGACAAAGGTGAAGACTGTAATAGGACATGGCATTTCAATGTCACTGAGATTAAG gatctTATGTCAGACATGAGACACTATTGGCCCGATGTGCTTCATTCGTCTCTGAATCGCACCCAGTTCTG GAAACATGAGTGGGACAAACACGGCACTTGTGCAGCCACACTCGAGGTCCTCAATTCtcagaaaaaatactttggtAAAGCCTTAGAACTCTACCAGGATGTTGATCTCAACAG TTGTCTCTTGAAAGCTGGGATAAAGCCAAGCAGTTCGTATTACAAG atgacTGCCATAAAGGAAGCTCTTACAAGATTTTATGGTGTAATGCCCAAGATCCAGTGCCTTCCTCCAGAAGAg GGTGAAGAAGCACAGACAATTGGCCAGATTGAATTCTGCTTCACGAAAGAACTGCAACTAAGAAACTGCACAACACTGAAGGGTGGATCCAACGCAATGCAGGCTCCCTTGAAGCTTGGAACTGAGGAGTTGTCTGTCTGCAATGATACTCTCCCAACCTATTATCCTTCAGAGGTCCAAGATCACAAATGA